Within the Besnoitia besnoiti strain Bb-Ger1 chromosome Unknown contig00080, whole genome shotgun sequence genome, the region atctgtgcatctaagttgagactatcggttatatatttttagacgctaacttcccggctaaacatcccttttctttgaaacacacttcccttctcgccgttagcatgatctcaaagtaccagaagccatgtgatctatatagtataacgggacattagaccgaacctgcgatagataaatatatcttggatgattgtatattagcggctaaatgtcaatcaaacatgcgaattttaggttttccatgaaatctatttggaagaagaggcttgatagtactaccgtaagtacataatatacagtcccagcagtagcggttaaactatagaagagtcgagtattatccatgcataccaggcgtaaaaagcgttcatccagttactaaacaggtgccaggccaacaagaatccgatccgtgtattccgtacagactaacattaagaaggcgactaccaaagtgaatgtcatgatattcgtacagcttgtatacaaatgttggtttttcaaatatacgctggataccactatacttaatgcagagcatagttaagatgataactattgtggatatagaaccaattgaacaccatgtattaatataacaaagataatcagggtaatctggtatccttcttggcataacgttgtgtagttatatgaagcgtacattccttaatatctggaacaatagattatggttaggtagtggaacaaggagagcgtctgttgtacatcaacactagatacaaggaacttgacaag harbors:
- a CDS encoding uncharacterized protein (encoded by transcript BESB_081090), which translates into the protein MMVMKSTRELGSVIILTMLCIKYSGIQRIFEKPTFVYKLYEYHDIHFGSRLLNVSLYGIHGSDSCWPGTCLVTG